Proteins from one Nicotiana tabacum cultivar K326 chromosome 23, ASM71507v2, whole genome shotgun sequence genomic window:
- the LOC107810711 gene encoding cytochrome P450 CYP82D47-like (The RefSeq protein has 1 substitution compared to this genomic sequence) translates to MDYHISFHFQALLGLLAFVFLSIILWRRTLTSRKLAPEIPGAWPIIGHLRQLSGTDKNIPFPRILGALADKYGPVFTLRIGMYPYLIVNNWEAAKDCLTTHDKDFAARPTSMAGESIGYKYARFTYANFGPYYNQVRKLALQHVPSSTKLEKMKHIRVSELETSIKELYSLTLGKNNMQKVNISKWFEQLTLNIIVKTICGKRYSNIEEDEEAQRFRKAFKGIMFVVGQIVLYDAIPFPLFKYFDFQGHIQLMNKIYKDLDSILQGWLDDHMMNKDVNNKDQDAIDAMLKVTQLNEFKAYGFSQATVIKSTVLSLILDGNDTTAVHLIWVMSLLLNNPHVMKQGQEEIDMKVGKERWIEDTDIKNLVYLQAIVKETLRLYPPVPFLLPHEAVQDCKVTGYHIPKGTRLYINAWKVHRDPEIWSEPEKFMPNRFLTSKANIDARGQNFEFIPFGSGRRSCPGIGFATLVTHLTFGRLLQGFDFSKPSNTPIDMTEGVGVTLPKVNQVEVLITPRLPSKLYLF, encoded by the exons ATGGATTATcatatttctttccattttcaagCTCTTTTAGGGCTTTTAGCCTTTGTGTTCTTGTCTATTATCTTATGGAGAAGAACACTCACTTCAAGAAAATTAGCCCCTGAAATCCCAGGGGCATGGCCTATTATAGGCCATCTTCGTCAGCTGAGTGGTACTGATAAGAATATCCCATTTCCCCGAATATTGGGCGCTTTGGCAGATAAATATGGACCTGTCTTCACACTGAGAATAGGGATGTACCCCTATTTGATTGTCAACAATTGGGAAGCAGCTAAGGATTGTCTCACAACGCATGATAAGGACTTCGCTGCCCGACCAACTTCTATGGCTGGTGAAAGCATCGGGTACAAGTATGCGAGGTTTACTTATGCTAATTTTGGTCCTTATTATAACCAAGTGCGCAAACTAGCCCTACAACATGTACTCTCGAGTACTAAACTCGAGAAAATGAAACACATACGTGTTTCTGAATTGGAAACTAGCATCAAAGAATTATATTCTTTGACGCTGGGCAAAAACAACATGCAAAAAGTGAATATAAGTAAATGGTTTGAACAATTGACTTTAAACATAATCGTGAAGACAATTTGTGGCAAGAGATATAGCAACATAGAGGAGGATGAAGAGGCACAACGTTTCAGAAAGGCATTTAAGGGCATCATGTTTGTTGTAGGGCAAATTGTTTTATATGACGCAATTCCATTCCCATTGTTCAAATACTTTGATTTCCAAGGTCATATACAATTGATGAACAAAATTTATAAAGACTTAGATTCTATTCTTCAAGGATGGTTGGATGATCATATGATGAACAAGGATGTAAACAATAAGGATCAAGATGCCATAGATGCCATGCTTAAGGTAACACAACTTAATGAATTCAAAGCCTATGGTTTTTCTCAGGCCACTGTGATCAAGTCGACAGTCTTG AGTTTGATCTTAGATGGAAATGACACAACCGCTGTTCATTTGATATGGGTAATGTCCTTATTACTGAACAATCCACATGTTATGAAACAAGGCCAAGAAGAGATAGACATGAAAGTGGGTAAAGAGAGGTGGATTGAAGATACTGACATAAAAAATTTAGTGTACCTTCAGGCTATCGTTAAAGAGACATTGCGCTTGTATCCACCTGTTCCTTTTCTTTTACCACACGAAGCAGTGCAAGATTGTAAAGTGACTGGTTACCACATTCCTAAAGGTACTCGTCTATATATCAATGCGTGGAAAGTACATCGCGATCCTGAAATTTGGTCAGAGCCCGAAAAGTTTATGCCCAATAGATTCTTGACTAGCAAAGCAAATATAGATGCTCGCGGtcaaaattttgaatttataCCGTTTGGTTCTGGGAGACGGTCATGTCCAGGGATAGGTTTTGCGACTTTAGTGACACATCTGACTTTTGGTCGCTTGCTTCAAGGTTTTGATTTTAGTAAGCCATCAAACACGCCAATTGACATGACAGAAGGCGTAGGCGTTACTTTGCCTAAGGTTAATCAAGTTGAAGTTCTAATTACCCCTCGTTTACCTTCTAagctttatttattttga